The segment TGCGTGGATGGGGCGATGGCGAGCGGGCGGGCTCATCGGGCTCACGGCTTTGCTGTGCCTGGCCGTCCTGCTCGGACTCGTTCTTGGTTCGCGGCCGCTGCCCGTCGGTGACGTTGTCGCGGTGCTCGCCGGGCGAGATGCCGGCGACGCGGCGATCATCGTCTTGGAGCAGCGGCTGCCGCGGACGCTGCTGGGGGTCGTGATCGGTGCCGCCCTAGGCGTCGGCGGCGCGGTCGCTCAGGGCATCACCCGCAACCCGCTGGCTGATCCGGCGCTGTTGGGTGTCTCGGCAGGTGCAGCGCTCGCGCTGGTCGTGGGCTCGTTCGTGTTCGGGATTGCAACGCTGGCGGCGCAGATCCCGGTGGCCAGCGCGGGTGCCGCGCTCGCCGGGTGTCTCGTGCTTGCGCTGGGTACCTACGGTCGCGCCGCGATGACCCCGACCGGTCTGGCGCTCGTCGGACTCGCGCTGTCCGCGATGATCGTGTCGATCATCTCCACCCTCGTTCTCCTCGACGCGCAGACTCTGGACGAGTACCGCTACTGGCTGGTCGGTTCCCTTGCGGGTAAGGGCCTGTCCACGGTCAAGGTGGTCGCGCCCCTCGTCGCGGTCGGGCTCGTGCTGGCTGCGTTCACGGTGCGGGGCCTCGACGCGCTCGCGCTCGGCGACGACGTCGCGCGCGGCCTCGGTGTACGGGCGCGCTGGACGCGCGCTGCGGCGGGCGTCGTGGTGGTCGTCCTCACTGGCACCGCGGTGGCGGCCGCTGGTCCGATCGCGTTCGTCGGGCTCGTCGTCCCTCACGTGGCGCGAGCCCTCACCGGGCCGCTGCACGGATGGCTGCTCGCCTACGCGGCCGTCCTCGGCGGTGGGCTGCTGGTCGTCGCGGACGCGACCGGTCGGGTGGTCGCGTTGCCGAACGAGGTCCAGGTCGGCGTTATCACGGCACTGGTCGGTGCACCGCTCGTGCTCGTGCTGTTGCGGCGTTCCCGGGTGACGGAGTCGACCACGTGACGCTGCTGGCGCAGTCGGGGTCCGACCTCGTCCTCCGAGTGGCACGGTTCAGCGTGCTGGTGCGCCCGCGTGCGCTGTTGGTGAACACCGTCCTCTGCGGTGTTGTGGCGGCGCTGTTCGTCGTTGTCGTCGCGATCGGCACCCGATGGATTCCGATCGATGACGTGCTTCGCGGCACTGTCGGTGTCGCCGACCGGCCGACGAACCTGATCGTGCAGCGGTTTCGGCTCCCCCGCGCGGTCGTCGGGGTACTGGTAGGCGCGGCGCTGGCTGTCTCGGGCGCTCTGACGCAGGCCGCCACTCGTAACCCGCTCGCGGCGCCCGATGTCATCGGCGTAACCGCCGGCGCGAGCTTCGGCGCGGTCGTCGTCCTACTCGCGTTCGGCGGCACGACGTTCGGCTATGGTGGCGCGGCAGCGCAGCTGTCTTCGGTAGGCCTTCCAATAGGCGCGGTCGCCGGAGCGTTCGTCGCGGCCGCGCTAGTGCTCGGCCTCGCAGCCAACCGGCGGTATGGCGCCCCACGGTTCACGACGCGGCGGGTAGTGCTCGCCGGCATCGTCCTGCACGCTGCCTTCATCGGGCTGGTGCACTGGGGGCTGGCTAGCGGCGACGTCGATCAGGCGAGCAAGGCGCAGGTGTGGCTGGTCGGCACGCTGCACGGCCGGGGATGGGAGCACGTAACTGGGCTGGCGCTCGCGCTCGCGGTGCTGATGCCCGTCGCGCTCCTTCTCGGCCACCACCTCGCCGGGCTGCACCTCGGAGAGGCGTCCGCGGCCACCCTGGGCATCCCCGTCGTACGGACGCAGCTGCTGCTGTTCTGCGTCGCGTTCGCTCTCGCCGGCACCGCCGTGGCCGCCGCCGGGCCGGTCGACTTCGTCGCCCTCGTCGCGCCGCAGGTCGCCTGGCGCATCGTCCGCAGTCCCGGTGTCCCTCTCGTCGCCTCGGCGCTCACCGGTGCGGCGCTGCTGCTGGCCGCCGACCTGGTCGCACGACTGCTCGTCCCCGGGCACGAGCTGCCCGCCGGGTCGGTCACCGCGCTGGTCGGCGCCCCCTACCTGCTCTGGGTCATCCTTCGGTCGGAGGGCCGACGATGACCACCTCGTCGCTACGCACACAAGAGCTACGGCTCGCGTACCGGCCCGACCGCGCCGTGATCGACGGTCTCGATCTCACCTTCCCCGGCGGCATGGTGACCGCGATCGTCGGTGCCAATGGCTCCGGCAAGTCGACGCTATTGCACGGGCTCGCGCGGCTGCTGCAGCCCGCCGGTGGTCGAGTGCTGCTCGATGGTCACGACATCCACCGGATGCGCACCCGCGAGGTGGCTCGCCGGCTTGGCCTGCTACCGCAGGCGCCAGTGACGCCGGACGGCATCAGCGTCCGCGACCTCGTCCGGCGCGGACGCCTGCCCCACACCTCGCTGTTCCGGCAGCTGTCCATCGAGGACGAGGCCGCCGTCGACGGGGCGCTCGGCGCCACCGACCTGGCTGCGCTTGCCGACGAGCCCGTCGACACGCTCTCCGGTGGGCAGCGGCAGCGCGCCTGGCTGGCGCTCGTAGTCGCCCAGGACACGCCGTGGCTGCTGCTCGACGAGCCGACCACGTTCCTCGACCTCGCGCACCAGCTCGACGTACTCGAGCTGGTGCGCCGACTTAACCGCGACGACGATCGCACGGTCATCATGGTGCTGCACGACCTGAACCAGGCCAGCCGGTTCGCCGACCACCTAGTCGCACTGCGCAACGGCAATGTCGTCGCGGCCGGTCCGCCGGTGGATGTGGTGACCGACGAGCTCGTCCGCGCGGTGTTCGGGGTGGAGTCGTGGGTTATACCCGATCCGGTCACCGGCACGCCGCTCGTCGTGCCGATAGGCCGCGCTTGACCGAGGTCAGGTGCGCATCGGGTCGACGTCGAAGATCTTCGCCAGATCGTCCATGATGAGGTGCGCGCCCTGGACGCTGACCGACGTCATCCAGATCTCGTCTCGCACTTCGTGCACGTTGCCTGCCTGCACGCCGTCGAGCCGCTTCCACAATGGGTTGCGCAGGAAACGTTCCTTGGCCTGCGTGCCGCCGGAGAACGACGTGACGAAGATGTGGTCGCCGTCGGCCTTGCGGATCTGCTCCTCGCCGATCTCGACGGCGAACTCTTCGACGTCCTGGTCCTTCGGTCGGGCGATGCCCATGTCCTTCAAGATGATGCCGCTGAACGACGCCTTCGCGTACAGCCGGGTCGGCCCGTCGAGGAAGCGGACGAGGGAGACCGTCGGGTTGCCGGCCCTCTTGTTGATCGCCTTGCCAAGCGCGGCGGCGCGCTTCTCGTAGTCGCCGAGCACCTGCGTCGCCTTCTCCTCCTCGCCGAGCGCCTTGGCGAGGAGGCGGATGTTGTCCTTCCAAGTCGGACCGGTGGTCTCGACGAAGATGGTCGGTGCGATCGCGGAGAGCTCGTCGTACAGCGCGTCGTGTCGAACGCTGGCCGACACGATGAGGTCGGGCTCAAGCGCAGTGATCGCCTCCAGGTCCGGCGACTCCAGCGGGCCGACCTCCTC is part of the Streptosporangiales bacterium genome and harbors:
- a CDS encoding iron chelate uptake ABC transporter family permease subunit, with protein sequence MGRWRAGGLIGLTALLCLAVLLGLVLGSRPLPVGDVVAVLAGRDAGDAAIIVLEQRLPRTLLGVVIGAALGVGGAVAQGITRNPLADPALLGVSAGAALALVVGSFVFGIATLAAQIPVASAGAALAGCLVLALGTYGRAAMTPTGLALVGLALSAMIVSIISTLVLLDAQTLDEYRYWLVGSLAGKGLSTVKVVAPLVAVGLVLAAFTVRGLDALALGDDVARGLGVRARWTRAAAGVVVVVLTGTAVAAAGPIAFVGLVVPHVARALTGPLHGWLLAYAAVLGGGLLVVADATGRVVALPNEVQVGVITALVGAPLVLVLLRRSRVTESTT
- a CDS encoding iron chelate uptake ABC transporter family permease subunit, whose product is MTLLAQSGSDLVLRVARFSVLVRPRALLVNTVLCGVVAALFVVVVAIGTRWIPIDDVLRGTVGVADRPTNLIVQRFRLPRAVVGVLVGAALAVSGALTQAATRNPLAAPDVIGVTAGASFGAVVVLLAFGGTTFGYGGAAAQLSSVGLPIGAVAGAFVAAALVLGLAANRRYGAPRFTTRRVVLAGIVLHAAFIGLVHWGLASGDVDQASKAQVWLVGTLHGRGWEHVTGLALALAVLMPVALLLGHHLAGLHLGEASAATLGIPVVRTQLLLFCVAFALAGTAVAAAGPVDFVALVAPQVAWRIVRSPGVPLVASALTGAALLLAADLVARLLVPGHELPAGSVTALVGAPYLLWVILRSEGRR
- a CDS encoding ATP-binding cassette domain-containing protein — protein: MTTSSLRTQELRLAYRPDRAVIDGLDLTFPGGMVTAIVGANGSGKSTLLHGLARLLQPAGGRVLLDGHDIHRMRTREVARRLGLLPQAPVTPDGISVRDLVRRGRLPHTSLFRQLSIEDEAAVDGALGATDLAALADEPVDTLSGGQRQRAWLALVVAQDTPWLLLDEPTTFLDLAHQLDVLELVRRLNRDDDRTVIMVLHDLNQASRFADHLVALRNGNVVAAGPPVDVVTDELVRAVFGVESWVIPDPVTGTPLVVPIGRA
- a CDS encoding ABC transporter substrate-binding protein encodes the protein MSLLPTPIRRRVAVALPALALAGLTACGGTAGSETDSAGSGGSGFPHTVTHHKGETELDHKPKRIVALDNSLVEAVVALDRPLVGGISSYRDLKGFPPYLGDAVADTEEVGPLESPDLEAITALEPDLIVSASVRHDALYDELSAIAPTIFVETTGPTWKDNIRLLAKALGEEEKATQVLGDYEKRAAALGKAINKRAGNPTVSLVRFLDGPTRLYAKASFSGIILKDMGIARPKDQDVEEFAVEIGEEQIRKADGDHIFVTSFSGGTQAKERFLRNPLWKRLDGVQAGNVHEVRDEIWMTSVSVQGAHLIMDDLAKIFDVDPMRT